AATTATGAGTTAAGTGAAAAGAATATAAAAACTGAATTCGCCAACACATTCTTTGCCGAACTCACAAAAGGCTTGTAATCACTTTAAAGCTAGATGCATCATTGAAATTGAACAAGCTATTTCTTCTCAGCTCCCAATCCAGTATCCACCAACCAGTCCCCTAATCTATCAGGCCATTTGCTAATAGCATTCAATTCGCTGCGATAGCCCATATTAAAGCCATGACCTCCCTCATTATAAAAATGAGCTTCTATGGGTACCCCTGCTTTTCTATAACCTTGTAATAATTTAAATACTGGTTCAGAACAACATTCATCGTCATTAGCTGCTAAAACAAAGGCAGGTGGAGCATCGGTTGGAATAGTTTCTGGTACACCTAAAGGACCAGGATAAATACCTATTTGAAAAGTTGGTTTGGCGTTCTCATTGTCAATTTCATCTACTTTATTCATCACCGTATTGCCATCTTCATAGGCCATCCAATGCATCACTTCTCCACCGGCAGAAAAACCCATTACACCTATAAGAGCCTCATGTACTCCAAATTCTTTTGCATTTGCCCGAATTAACCGCATGGCTCGTTGAGCATCTTCTTTGGCGTGCACGCCTAATTCATAAGGAGAGTCTGGCTCTCTTGCCATTCTATATTTTAGGACAAAAGCCGTAATACCATATTGATTTAGAAATTTAGCAGCATCTGTGCCTTCGGCATCAATCACCAAAAGCCTATGACCTCCACCCGGAAATATCAAAACTCCTACGCCATTAGCTTTACCATCTTCAGGGGCATACACTGTTATGGAAGGATTATGAACGTTCTTAACCCAATACTCTTTCGCTTCTTCTTTTTCATTCTTTAAATGCTCAAAACCCGGAGCACCGTTCTCCCAGAGATGAATTACTTTTGATGTTTCTTGAGCTTTGACAATAATTGGTAGAAATAAAGCGAAGAAAATTATTCTTTTGAACATGAAATAGGGTTGAATGTTAAACTATAAGCCAATTTACACAGAAAAACCGCAAAGCCTTTTGCCATAGAGTATAAAAACTCGTACAGCTAAAAAACTTTGCGGTCAGCTTATTTTACTGAACTTCTACGATTAGACGAATACCATCAACTT
This sequence is a window from Arcticibacterium luteifluviistationis. Protein-coding genes within it:
- a CDS encoding alpha/beta hydrolase, with the protein product MFKRIIFFALFLPIIVKAQETSKVIHLWENGAPGFEHLKNEKEEAKEYWVKNVHNPSITVYAPEDGKANGVGVLIFPGGGHRLLVIDAEGTDAAKFLNQYGITAFVLKYRMAREPDSPYELGVHAKEDAQRAMRLIRANAKEFGVHEALIGVMGFSAGGEVMHWMAYEDGNTVMNKVDEIDNENAKPTFQIGIYPGPLGVPETIPTDAPPAFVLAANDDECCSEPVFKLLQGYRKAGVPIEAHFYNEGGHGFNMGYRSELNAISKWPDRLGDWLVDTGLGAEKK